One window of Populus nigra chromosome 5, ddPopNigr1.1, whole genome shotgun sequence genomic DNA carries:
- the LOC133693645 gene encoding chaperone protein dnaJ 11, chloroplastic-like, translated as MATTSSLASLSSSISPFTGSKTSTNQPHTSPSRVSFRPFRVCAACATTAERPTSYTATPTSASSLYEVLGIQMGATCTEIKTAYRRLARVLHPDVAANGRREDTAYEFIRVHEAYETLSDPEKRADYDRSLYRRGRQMSSPFVMSAATATTMATGYAPAGFSGYTRRRWETDQCW; from the coding sequence ATGGCCACCACATCTTCTCTTGCGTCTCTTAGCTCCTCCATATCCCCTTTCACTGGCTCAAAAACCTCCACCAATCAGCCTCATACATCACCATCTCGTGTCAGCTTCCGCCCTTTTCGAGTATGCGCCGCCTGCGCTACCACCGCCGAGAGACCCACGTCATACACTGCGACACCAACATCAGCATCGTCTCTCTACGAAGTTCTTGGGATTCAAATGGGTGCCACGTGTACAGAGATCAAGACTGCTTATCGAAGACTAGCAAGAGTTTTGCATCCTGATGTTGCAGCTAACGGTAGAAGGGAGGACACCGCTTATGAGTTCATAAGAGTCCATGAAGCTTACGAAACTCTGTCCGATCCTGAAAAACGGGCAGATTATGATCGCTCCCTTTACAGACGAGGAAGGCAAATGAGCTCTCCGTTTGTAATGTCCGCTGCTACTGCAACAACAATGGCAACAGGTTATGCACCTGCTGGATTTTCTGGCTATACAAGGCGGAGATGGGAAACTGATCAGTGCTGGTAG
- the LOC133694037 gene encoding uncharacterized protein LOC133694037, with protein sequence MARLIRQWPLLHHHCFSYAALNYLLSESLTLSTKATSHRVSFTKVAAANRSVPFRPRGPKLPNSPTPYDFEQGGNVSDSDSEANKSRNQKKREARRAVRWGMELASFSSPQINRIIKVASLEKDVFDALMLVKRLGPDVREGKRRQYNYIGKLLREVEPELMDALIHCTKDGDWSRLQGFSGLEEKIAGEENEECEEREYESEEEGSHEYIDVATRWFDGLINRDIKVTNEVYSLRHVDFDRQELRKLVRRVHAVQERKGVTEENEQEVDAAITVAKKSLTRFLHDLAKQMPREHDRIYL encoded by the exons ATGGCTCGTCTGATCCGGCAATGGCCGCTGTTGCATCACCATTGCTTCTCTTACGCTGCACTCAATTACCTCCTCTCTGAGTCCTTAACTTTATCTACCAAAGCTACCTCACATCGTGTTTCTTTCACTAAAGTTGCAGCTGCTAATCGTAGCGTGCCTTTTCGTCCACGCGGCCCCAAGTTACCCAATTCTCCAACACCGTATGATTTCGAACAAGGAGGAAATGTGAGCGATTCGGATTCAGAAGCAAACAAAAGCCGCAACCAGAAAAAACGCGAGGCTCGACGCGCTGTTCGTTGGGGCATGGAGTTGGCTTCCTTTTCTTCGCCTCAAATCAACCGCATTATTAA AGTGGCTTCACTTGAGAAAGACGTATTCGATGCGTTAATGCTAGTTAAG AGACTAGGACCTGATGTTCGAGAAGGAAAGCGGAGGCAATATAATTATATTG GGAAATTGTTGCGGGAGGTAGAACCTGAATTGATGGATGCTTTGATTCACTGTACAAAAGATGGTGATTGGAGTAGACTGCAGGGTTTTTCTGGTTTGGAGGAAAAGATTGCTGGGGAGGAAAATGAAGAATGTGAAGAAAGAGAATACGAATCGGAAGAGGAG GGTTCGCACGAGTACATTGATGTAGCAACCAGATGGTTTGATGGCCTGATTAATAGGGACATAAAAGTTACCAACGAGGTTTATTCACTTCGCCACGTCGATTTTGACCGTCAG GAACTACGTAAACTTGTGCGGAGAGTGCATGCAGTTCAAGAACGCAAGGGTGTTACGGAAGAAAATGAGCAAGAAGTGGACGCTGCAATCACAGTTGCCAAAAAGTCCCTCACTCGTTTCCTCCATGATCTTGCTAAGCAGATGCCAAGGGAACATGATCGTATTTATTTGTAA